One window of the Shewanella litorisediminis genome contains the following:
- a CDS encoding beta-ketoacyl-ACP synthase translates to MSRRVVVTGFGGITSLGHDWPSIATSLKAMQNKVVRMDEWDRFDNLNTRLGAPVTDFEVPSHYSRKKIRSMGRVSLMATRASELALEDAGLLGSDFLTSGEVGIAYGSSTGSTDPLIGFGRMLESGDMSGIDATSYIRMMAHTTAVNVGVYFGLKGRIHTTSSACTSGSQGIGYAYEAIKYGMQTAMLAGGGEELCASEAVVFDTLFATSTQNATPELTPRPFDKHRDGLVIGEGACTLVLEELEHARARGAHIYAELIGFGTNSDGLHVTQPNSPTMEGAIRLALKDAALDADAIGYVNAHGTATDRGDVAETRATAAVFGSRMPISSLKSYTGHTLGACGALEAWCSIMMMNEGWFAPTINLEEIDPDCGELDYIRGELRQLETDYVMSNNFAFGGINTSLIFKRWRA, encoded by the coding sequence GTGAGCCGCCGGGTTGTGGTCACAGGCTTTGGCGGTATTACCAGCCTCGGCCATGACTGGCCGTCGATTGCAACAAGCCTTAAAGCGATGCAAAACAAGGTGGTACGCATGGACGAGTGGGACAGGTTCGATAACCTCAACACCCGCCTTGGGGCGCCCGTGACCGACTTTGAAGTGCCCTCCCACTATTCGCGCAAAAAAATCCGCTCCATGGGACGGGTATCCCTGATGGCGACCCGCGCCAGTGAACTGGCGCTGGAAGATGCCGGGCTCCTTGGCAGCGACTTTCTGACCTCGGGCGAAGTGGGCATTGCCTATGGCTCTTCCACCGGCAGCACAGATCCCCTGATTGGCTTTGGCCGCATGCTCGAATCCGGCGACATGTCCGGCATCGACGCCACCAGCTATATCCGTATGATGGCCCATACCACAGCGGTGAACGTGGGGGTGTATTTCGGTCTCAAGGGCCGTATTCACACCACCTCCAGCGCCTGCACCTCCGGCAGCCAGGGCATAGGTTACGCCTATGAGGCCATTAAGTACGGCATGCAAACCGCCATGCTGGCCGGTGGCGGCGAAGAGCTGTGCGCCAGCGAGGCCGTGGTGTTCGACACCCTGTTTGCCACCAGCACCCAAAACGCCACGCCCGAGCTGACGCCGCGGCCGTTTGATAAACACAGAGACGGCCTGGTGATAGGTGAAGGCGCCTGCACCCTGGTGCTGGAAGAGCTGGAGCACGCCAGGGCCCGCGGCGCCCACATTTATGCCGAGCTGATTGGTTTTGGCACCAACAGTGACGGCCTGCATGTGACCCAGCCCAACTCGCCCACCATGGAAGGGGCCATCCGTTTGGCGCTGAAAGATGCCGCGCTGGACGCCGATGCCATCGGCTATGTGAACGCCCACGGCACTGCCACTGACAGGGGGGATGTGGCCGAAACCCGTGCCACCGCCGCCGTGTTCGGCAGCCGTATGCCAATTTCATCTCTCAAAAGCTATACCGGACACACCCTCGGTGCCTGCGGCGCACTGGAGGCCTGGTGCAGTATCATGATGATGAACGAGGGCTGGTTTGCCCCAACCATTAATCTTGAAGAAATCGATCCCGACTGCGGCGAGCTCGACTATATCCGCGGCGAACTGCGCCAGCTCGAAACGGACTATGTGATGAGCAATAACTTCGCCTTCGGCGGCATCAACACCTCACTGATCTTTAAGCGCTGGCGGGCATAA
- a CDS encoding HD domain-containing phosphohydrolase: MFNSAVAIHAIWWQQGSNASDRLARIHDRLLETYPEVDRIACALYDPNTDFLKTFINSTRRGEAIHGYQYRLKDSRSLSELASAAECRVIHDIHATVTPDNPHSVWLLQQGYQSSFTIPLYDSGRFIGFLFFDSSRPGAFDTSKQRDMLLYANLVNMTLSSELTAVRIIQASVLVARDFADLRDFETGSHLDRMAAYSRLIARFIADEEGLSDEQIEHIALFAPLHDVGKIGIPDRVLLKAGVLNGDERALMQTHVEKGEMIVHKILGDFGLGDLPDSQIMLNIVACHHEYLDGSGYPRGLKGKAIPIEARIVTVADIFDALSCQRPYKEAWPLEACFTELDRMVAAGKLEERCVAALKASQLEIEDIMARLHDAPQLRYPNLAPAQ; the protein is encoded by the coding sequence ATGTTTAATTCTGCTGTGGCTATTCATGCCATTTGGTGGCAGCAGGGAAGTAACGCCAGTGATCGCCTCGCCAGGATCCACGACCGCCTGCTGGAGACCTACCCGGAAGTAGACCGCATTGCCTGTGCGCTTTACGATCCCAACACCGACTTTTTGAAAACCTTCATCAACAGCACCCGCAGAGGCGAAGCCATTCATGGCTATCAATATCGCCTGAAAGACAGCCGGTCTCTGAGTGAATTGGCCAGCGCTGCAGAGTGTCGGGTGATCCACGATATCCATGCCACAGTCACGCCCGACAACCCTCATTCCGTGTGGCTTTTGCAGCAGGGATACCAGTCGTCTTTTACGATACCTTTGTACGACAGCGGCCGCTTTATCGGCTTTTTGTTTTTTGATTCGTCGCGGCCCGGTGCGTTTGATACCAGCAAGCAGCGGGATATGTTGCTGTATGCCAACCTGGTGAATATGACCTTAAGCAGTGAGCTGACCGCGGTGCGTATCATTCAGGCCTCGGTCCTGGTGGCACGTGACTTTGCCGATCTACGCGACTTTGAAACCGGTTCACATCTGGACCGAATGGCGGCTTATTCCCGACTGATTGCCAGATTCATTGCGGATGAGGAGGGGCTCAGCGATGAACAAATTGAGCACATAGCCCTGTTTGCACCGCTCCATGATGTGGGCAAGATAGGGATCCCGGATCGTGTGCTGCTCAAAGCCGGTGTGCTGAATGGTGATGAGCGAGCGTTGATGCAAACCCATGTGGAAAAAGGGGAAATGATAGTCCACAAGATTTTGGGTGACTTCGGTTTGGGCGACTTGCCCGACTCACAGATCATGCTGAACATAGTGGCCTGCCACCACGAGTACCTTGATGGCAGCGGTTACCCCCGCGGGCTCAAGGGTAAGGCGATTCCCATCGAAGCGAGAATCGTCACAGTGGCCGATATTTTTGATGCCCTGAGTTGCCAACGCCCCTATAAAGAAGCCTGGCCGCTGGAGGCGTGCTTCACCGAGCTCGATCGAATGGTGGCGGCGGGTAAGCTGGAGGAGCGCTGCGTGGCGGCGCTGAAAGCGTCTCAGCTCGAAATTGAAGATATCATGGCGCGCCTGCACGACGCGCCCCAGCTCCGGTACCCTAATCTGGCACCGGCTCAGTAA
- a CDS encoding beta-ketoacyl-[acyl-carrier-protein] synthase family protein has protein sequence MTQIAITDTGLCTPLGMSAAEILPRLLGGDTRGMAPRADLLATGPTLVGEVTQALPQLPDTLAQFNCRNNQLLLSAAMQIAQTVEHAKRTFGADRIGVVLGTSTSGISKGEEALAYRALHGAFPADYHYFQQELGSTSDFLRQHFELDGPCYTLSTACSSSAKVFASAKRLLNANLCDMVIVGGVDSLCHLTVNGFDALESVSKGHCNPFSANRDGINIGEGAALFTLVRGDGPVLLSGCGESGDAHHISAPHPEGRGAIDAMRSALKDAGLKPSDIDYVNLHGTATPKNDAMESRAVCAVFEGNLPPCSSTKPLTGHALGAAGAIEAAFCVLLLSEGNRGLPPQVWDGIADANDPQLPLVPMPSKKALADQRPIRHVMSNSFAFGGSNASLIFSRGGQHDS, from the coding sequence GTGACCCAGATAGCCATCACAGACACAGGTTTATGCACTCCCCTTGGGATGAGTGCCGCCGAGATCCTGCCTCGTCTTCTCGGGGGAGACACCCGTGGCATGGCGCCGCGAGCCGATCTGCTGGCTACCGGCCCCACTCTGGTGGGGGAAGTGACGCAAGCCTTGCCACAGCTGCCCGACACCCTGGCGCAGTTCAACTGCCGTAATAACCAATTGCTGCTGTCTGCTGCCATGCAGATTGCCCAAACCGTCGAGCACGCCAAGCGGACATTTGGCGCCGACAGAATTGGCGTGGTGCTGGGCACCTCCACCTCGGGGATTTCCAAGGGCGAAGAGGCGCTGGCTTACCGCGCCCTGCACGGCGCATTCCCCGCCGATTATCATTACTTCCAGCAGGAGCTTGGCAGCACCAGCGACTTTTTGCGTCAGCACTTTGAACTCGATGGCCCCTGCTACACCCTGTCCACCGCCTGTTCGTCCAGCGCCAAGGTGTTTGCCAGCGCCAAGCGATTACTCAATGCCAACCTGTGCGACATGGTGATAGTGGGCGGCGTCGACAGCCTCTGTCACCTCACAGTCAACGGCTTCGATGCACTGGAGTCAGTGTCCAAAGGCCACTGCAACCCTTTCAGCGCCAATCGCGACGGCATCAACATCGGTGAAGGCGCGGCGCTCTTTACCCTGGTTCGCGGTGACGGCCCTGTGCTGCTAAGCGGCTGCGGTGAGTCCGGCGATGCCCACCATATCTCGGCGCCCCATCCCGAAGGGCGCGGCGCCATCGATGCCATGCGCTCGGCGCTCAAAGACGCCGGCCTTAAGCCATCCGACATCGATTACGTTAACCTGCACGGCACCGCCACACCGAAAAACGATGCCATGGAGAGCCGCGCCGTCTGTGCCGTTTTTGAAGGCAATTTGCCCCCCTGCAGCTCCACCAAGCCGCTCACCGGCCATGCCCTCGGCGCCGCCGGTGCCATTGAAGCGGCCTTTTGCGTGCTGCTGCTGAGCGAGGGCAATCGCGGCCTGCCGCCTCAGGTATGGGACGGCATAGCCGATGCCAACGACCCACAGCTGCCGCTGGTGCCCATGCCTTCCAAAAAAGCCCTGGCTGACCAACGCCCCATCCGCCATGTGATGAGCAACTCCTTTGCCTTTGGCGGCAGCAATGCCAGTTTGATTTTCAGCCGGGGAGGTCAGCATGACTCATAA
- a CDS encoding hotdog family protein, translating into MTHKLWDGAPLSGIDVETFLPHRRPMVLIDRVLKHGHDSLLTATHISETSPYFDEALGGVPNYVGIEYMAQSIAALAGVEATLRGEPIQVGFLLGSRKLSMPHAFFALGETYTTHVKRLYQEDTGLAVFDCRIFHGDTQVAEANVNVFQPQDTDAYIRESQGSSTSI; encoded by the coding sequence ATGACTCATAAGCTTTGGGATGGCGCGCCGCTTTCTGGCATAGACGTGGAAACCTTTTTGCCCCATCGCCGCCCCATGGTGCTGATTGATAGAGTGCTGAAGCACGGCCATGACAGCCTGCTCACCGCCACCCATATCAGCGAAACCAGCCCCTATTTTGATGAGGCTCTTGGCGGCGTGCCCAACTATGTGGGCATAGAGTACATGGCGCAAAGTATTGCGGCGCTCGCCGGGGTCGAAGCCACCCTGCGGGGCGAGCCCATTCAGGTGGGTTTTTTGCTGGGGTCGCGCAAGCTCTCCATGCCGCACGCCTTCTTTGCGCTGGGCGAAACCTACACCACCCACGTAAAACGCCTTTATCAGGAAGACACTGGCCTTGCGGTATTTGACTGCCGCATTTTCCACGGCGACACCCAAGTCGCCGAGGCCAATGTCAATGTGTTCCAACCTCAGGACACAGACGCCTATATTCGTGAGAGCCAAGGCTCATCTACCAGTATCTAG
- a CDS encoding rhodanese-like domain-containing protein: protein MLHSMLARLSGSAQPAECWQLVKHGATLVDVRSPAEFAQGHLPQALNIPLDTLEQWQSAQVDKAAPLVLYCGAGIRAQKGCDILRAKGFSAVINGGAIKDLLAGA, encoded by the coding sequence ATGCTGCACTCAATGCTCGCCAGATTATCCGGCAGCGCACAACCTGCCGAATGCTGGCAACTGGTGAAACATGGCGCCACCCTGGTGGATGTCAGAAGCCCGGCAGAGTTTGCCCAGGGTCATTTGCCACAGGCTCTGAACATTCCGCTGGATACGCTGGAACAGTGGCAATCGGCTCAGGTCGACAAGGCGGCGCCTCTGGTGCTCTATTGCGGTGCAGGTATCCGCGCCCAAAAAGGATGCGATATTCTCAGAGCCAAAGGATTCAGCGCAGTCATCAATGGCGGCGCCATCAAGGATTTACTGGCGGGCGCTTAA
- a CDS encoding MMPL family transporter, with the protein MALGGSKITDKPQTDCRAGLRLVLWLLLLAAAVIFGVKTLKERDVVETDILAMLPHLQQDALTSRALDSLETRLANESYLVLTGEDKAATIKAARGMMAELANSPAFSAVRSGSELDPKDIYRLYFPARFHLLTESQRTLLEKGKVDVLIKQAEIALYSAFGFASSELISEDPLLLFPALMQGFGKGHRLGEEEGILLGNSGGQTAAIIMAKGKDSVFSPAAQEAQLNAINSAFDKVNQGNQLSLLKAGALFHALEATQSAKAEVSLIGSLSLAGVVLLVLLSFRSLMPLLMASLTLASAMVSASLFTILIFGKLHLLTLVFGTSLIGIAIDYSFHFYAERMDRNESAGKTLSRILPALTLALATSVLAYLALGFTPFPGMQQVAAFCGGGLIGAYLTLYLAYPALAGSRIQGSSAVINLASSFLAPFEAIGPKAVVLGNLIIFVVGAAGLGKLSSHDDIRSLQQGSDALMAEEARVRNLLSGGVDNQFLLVRADSMEALLMRLEALAPVLTQAEKDQLLQSHVNLADYLPSGARQLEDYRLQRQIYGPKLGYIVARLGLDAELEADLSAKYQAGVQSPLAAEAFFTTALGASLKPLLLEPKAKDAKAPESGAQEWGAIVLLGGIQDLPAVNEAVSALPGVTLVDKVGDISALMGNYRQTTLWLLALALFIAFGVFALRHSRKLAAAMVAVPALAALLSLSLLGLLGSPLTLFHALALLLVFGIGVDYSLFFARDESREDGHRVMLAVLLSATSTTLAFGLLALSNTPAIHYFGLTLALGIGFTLLLSPLIHTFKRKLN; encoded by the coding sequence ATGGCGCTTGGGGGAAGCAAAATCACAGATAAGCCACAGACTGACTGCCGCGCAGGGCTCAGGCTCGTCCTTTGGCTATTGCTGCTCGCCGCAGCCGTCATTTTCGGCGTCAAAACCCTCAAAGAGAGGGATGTGGTCGAAACCGACATCCTCGCCATGCTGCCCCATTTGCAGCAGGATGCTCTCACCAGCCGCGCGCTGGACAGTCTCGAGACCCGGCTCGCCAACGAAAGCTATCTGGTGCTGACAGGCGAAGACAAAGCCGCGACTATCAAAGCCGCCAGGGGCATGATGGCCGAGCTTGCCAACTCTCCCGCCTTCTCGGCAGTACGCAGCGGCAGCGAACTCGACCCCAAGGACATTTACCGGCTCTACTTTCCGGCTCGTTTTCATCTGCTGACCGAATCACAGCGCACGCTGCTGGAAAAGGGCAAGGTCGATGTGCTCATCAAGCAGGCCGAAATCGCCCTCTACAGCGCCTTTGGTTTTGCCAGCAGCGAGCTTATCAGCGAAGACCCTTTGTTGCTGTTTCCGGCGCTGATGCAAGGCTTCGGCAAGGGCCACCGCCTCGGAGAGGAAGAGGGCATATTGCTTGGTAACTCAGGCGGCCAAACCGCCGCCATCATCATGGCCAAGGGCAAAGACAGCGTGTTCAGCCCTGCCGCCCAGGAAGCGCAGCTCAATGCCATCAATAGCGCTTTTGATAAGGTAAACCAGGGTAACCAACTGAGCCTGCTCAAAGCCGGTGCCCTGTTTCATGCCCTTGAGGCCACCCAGAGCGCAAAGGCCGAAGTGTCCTTGATTGGCTCATTGTCGCTCGCAGGCGTGGTGCTGCTGGTGCTTTTGAGTTTCCGCTCACTGATGCCGCTGCTGATGGCAAGCCTTACCCTCGCCAGTGCCATGGTGAGCGCCAGCCTGTTCACCATCCTCATTTTCGGCAAGTTACACCTGCTCACCCTGGTGTTTGGCACCTCGCTGATTGGCATTGCCATCGACTACAGTTTCCATTTTTATGCCGAGCGTATGGACCGCAATGAAAGTGCGGGCAAGACCCTCAGTCGAATCCTGCCGGCACTCACCCTTGCGCTGGCCACCAGCGTGCTTGCCTATCTGGCGCTGGGTTTTACCCCCTTCCCGGGCATGCAGCAGGTGGCGGCCTTTTGCGGCGGCGGCCTTATCGGTGCCTACCTTACGCTGTATCTTGCCTATCCGGCGCTGGCTGGCAGCCGTATTCAGGGCTCAAGCGCGGTCATCAATCTGGCGTCCAGCTTTCTTGCCCCATTCGAGGCCATTGGCCCCAAGGCTGTGGTATTGGGCAACCTGATAATCTTTGTGGTTGGCGCTGCCGGGCTTGGCAAACTTTCCAGCCACGACGATATCCGCAGCCTGCAGCAGGGTTCGGATGCCCTGATGGCAGAAGAGGCCAGGGTGAGAAACTTGCTCTCGGGCGGGGTGGATAATCAGTTTTTGCTGGTGCGGGCCGACTCGATGGAGGCGCTGCTCATGAGGCTCGAAGCCCTTGCGCCTGTGCTCACTCAGGCTGAAAAAGACCAACTGCTGCAAAGCCATGTGAACCTTGCCGATTACCTGCCATCCGGGGCGCGGCAGCTGGAGGACTATCGCCTGCAACGGCAAATCTATGGCCCAAAGCTTGGCTACATAGTCGCCCGGCTAGGGCTGGACGCTGAGCTCGAGGCAGATCTCAGCGCCAAATATCAGGCCGGAGTACAATCCCCATTAGCAGCGGAAGCCTTTTTTACCACAGCGCTGGGAGCCAGCCTCAAACCGCTGCTGCTTGAGCCCAAGGCCAAGGATGCCAAAGCTCCAGAGTCAGGGGCCCAGGAATGGGGCGCCATTGTACTGCTCGGCGGCATTCAGGATTTACCAGCAGTTAACGAGGCTGTATCGGCACTGCCGGGGGTGACTCTGGTGGACAAGGTGGGCGATATCTCCGCACTGATGGGAAATTATCGCCAAACCACCCTGTGGCTGCTGGCGCTGGCGCTTTTTATCGCCTTTGGGGTGTTTGCCCTGCGCCACTCCCGGAAACTCGCCGCCGCTATGGTGGCGGTACCGGCGCTGGCGGCGCTGCTCAGCCTGTCGCTGCTGGGGCTTTTGGGCTCACCACTGACCCTGTTTCATGCGCTGGCGCTGCTGCTGGTATTCGGCATCGGCGTGGATTACAGCCTGTTTTTTGCAAGAGATGAGAGCCGGGAGGATGGCCACAGAGTCATGCTGGCAGTGCTGCTGTCAGCCACGTCCACCACCCTCGCCTTTGGTCTGCTGGCGCTCAGCAACACTCCGGCAATACACTATTTTGGCCTGACACTGGCCCTCGGGATTGGCTTTACCCTGCTGCTCTCCCCCCTTATTCACACTTTCAAAAGGAAACTGAACTAG
- a CDS encoding DUF3261 domain-containing protein, protein MRLRLLLTFFVLLATTGCTQLLLRQTCLGLSTNVNYCLAPLPVQAKELRENPGAPKPQRAPKAPSETPTPKNQSQTQKVSIDINGKRHELLSQLELDGHILSVVGLAPMGQPLFDVRFDGNTLSSEQSVLLGDNFHAEYLIALLQLIYWPENDLNAALSGGKVSEQACQQSRCRVLNSPEDGDLIYISYSHQEPWRATVMLDMPSAGMKLKITPLV, encoded by the coding sequence ATGAGATTACGACTGCTGCTGACATTTTTCGTGCTTTTGGCCACCACCGGCTGCACCCAGCTGTTGCTGCGCCAAACCTGTCTCGGCCTGTCTACCAACGTCAACTACTGTCTGGCGCCGCTGCCTGTGCAGGCAAAGGAGCTACGGGAGAACCCTGGCGCCCCAAAGCCACAAAGGGCTCCCAAGGCACCCTCAGAAACGCCAACACCGAAGAACCAAAGCCAGACCCAGAAAGTCAGCATTGATATTAATGGCAAACGCCACGAACTCTTAAGCCAGCTCGAACTCGATGGCCATATCCTTTCTGTGGTGGGTTTGGCGCCGATGGGCCAACCCCTGTTTGATGTTCGCTTCGATGGCAACACCCTCAGCAGCGAACAAAGTGTGCTGCTTGGGGATAATTTCCACGCCGAATACCTCATTGCTTTGTTGCAGCTCATCTATTGGCCCGAAAATGATCTCAATGCCGCCCTGTCGGGAGGGAAGGTGAGCGAGCAAGCCTGTCAGCAAAGTCGATGCCGGGTGTTGAACTCACCAGAGGATGGCGACCTCATTTACATAAGTTACAGTCATCAGGAACCCTGGCGGGCCACGGTAATGCTGGACATGCCTTCAGCCGGGATGAAGCTGAAAATCACCCCCTTGGTTTAA
- a CDS encoding 3-ketoacyl-ACP reductase FabG2 translates to MTKRVLVTGSSRGIGKAIALRLASQGYDIAVHYHSNLAAAEATSSEIAALGVKVSLLKFDVADRAAVRAAIEADIEANGAYYGVILNAGINRDTAFPAMTDDEWDSVIHTNLDGFYNVVQPTVMPMIQSRKGGRIITLASVSGIAGNRGQVNYSASKAGLIGATKALSLELAKRKITVNCIAPGLIETDMVSEFPADMVDQLVPMRRMGKPEEIAALAGFLMSDDAAYITRQVISVNGGML, encoded by the coding sequence ATGACTAAAAGAGTCCTGGTGACAGGTTCCAGCCGCGGCATTGGCAAGGCCATTGCCCTGCGCCTTGCATCTCAAGGCTACGATATTGCCGTGCATTACCACTCAAACCTGGCCGCCGCCGAAGCAACATCCAGCGAAATTGCCGCCCTTGGCGTGAAAGTAAGCCTGCTTAAATTTGATGTGGCCGACCGCGCTGCCGTGCGCGCCGCCATCGAGGCCGATATCGAAGCCAATGGCGCCTACTACGGCGTGATACTCAATGCCGGCATCAACCGCGACACCGCCTTCCCGGCCATGACTGATGACGAGTGGGACAGCGTTATTCACACCAACCTCGACGGCTTTTACAACGTGGTGCAGCCCACTGTGATGCCGATGATCCAAAGCCGTAAAGGCGGGCGCATCATCACTTTGGCATCGGTATCGGGCATTGCCGGCAACCGTGGACAGGTGAACTACAGCGCCTCCAAGGCCGGACTTATCGGCGCCACCAAGGCGCTGTCGCTGGAGCTCGCCAAGCGCAAGATCACCGTTAACTGTATCGCCCCCGGCCTGATTGAAACCGACATGGTGAGCGAGTTCCCCGCCGACATGGTCGACCAGCTGGTGCCGATGCGCCGCATGGGCAAGCCGGAAGAAATCGCCGCACTGGCAGGCTTTTTGATGTCCGATGATGCAGCCTACATCACCCGTCAGGTGATTTCGGTAAACGGAGGCATGCTGTGA
- a CDS encoding LolA family protein, with the protein MGLIVKFCFAVLLSMLVWLPAQAEDTAQNADVNLSALSTALKPQGAVRGEFEQTRTLKALKRPLVSRGSFVFSPEQGLMWAQSQPFENLLILSETRMLSRDSEGLWQETKVDAKAGPATLMPMLVKAMMGGDVATLEQHFSLALSVKDNHWQLSLSPKDSDIKALFAAIELEGSLLGEASQASGAHASADKASTDRLKLISPNGDVSDIRFSSQQSGPLSEQERQAFNPQIESGH; encoded by the coding sequence ATGGGGCTGATTGTTAAGTTTTGCTTTGCAGTACTGCTGTCCATGCTGGTCTGGCTGCCAGCGCAGGCTGAAGACACTGCCCAAAACGCCGACGTCAATCTCTCGGCGCTCAGTACTGCCCTTAAGCCACAGGGGGCGGTGCGCGGTGAGTTTGAACAGACCCGCACCCTCAAGGCGTTAAAGCGGCCGCTGGTCAGCCGGGGCAGCTTTGTGTTCTCACCCGAGCAGGGCCTGATGTGGGCGCAAAGCCAGCCCTTTGAAAACCTACTGATTTTAAGCGAAACCCGCATGCTGAGCCGCGACAGCGAAGGCCTGTGGCAAGAGACCAAGGTCGATGCCAAAGCGGGCCCGGCCACCTTAATGCCTATGCTGGTCAAGGCAATGATGGGCGGCGACGTGGCTACGCTGGAGCAGCATTTTTCGCTGGCCTTAAGCGTGAAGGACAATCACTGGCAGTTAAGCCTCAGCCCAAAAGACAGTGACATCAAGGCGCTGTTTGCCGCCATTGAGCTCGAGGGCAGCCTGCTGGGCGAAGCCTCGCAAGCCTCAGGCGCCCACGCCAGCGCCGACAAGGCCAGCACCGACAGACTGAAACTAATCAGCCCCAATGGCGATGTCAGCGATATCCGCTTCAGTAGCCAGCAAAGCGGGCCGCTGTCGGAGCAAGAGCGGCAGGCCTTCAACCCGCAAATTGAGTCGGGGCACTGA
- a CDS encoding NAD(P)/FAD-dependent oxidoreductase, whose amino-acid sequence MHSGNSKPLDMAVDVVIIGAGPSGAIAASLLHKAGKRVLVLERQHFPRFSIGESLLPCCMNFIEEAGMLEAVNAAGFQFKNGAAFRRNGVYTTFDFTDKFTPGHGTTFQVQRGNFDKLLADTAEAQGVEIRYGHTVESIDISGKPSLSVSTEAGYSYRVEAGFMLDASGFGRVLPRLLELERPSNLPSRMAIFTHVEDNISDPEFDRNKILISVHPEHQDIWYWLIPFSNGRCSLGVVAEPHLLARLDGSQEDKLMQVVREEPGLKELLKDAVVVQECAELKGYSANVSQLASDKFALLGNAGEFLDPVFSSGVTIAMQSASLAARNLLKQLDGETVNWQRDYAEPLMTGVNCFRTYVQAWYEGTFQEVIFFDRPNPTIKQMICSILAGYAWDTENPFVKESQRRLNMVVELCREAKAEAQGKA is encoded by the coding sequence ATGCATTCTGGAAATAGCAAGCCACTCGATATGGCTGTGGATGTTGTGATTATCGGGGCCGGTCCCTCCGGCGCTATTGCCGCCAGCCTGCTGCACAAGGCCGGTAAACGGGTGCTGGTGCTTGAGCGGCAACACTTCCCGCGCTTTTCCATTGGCGAGAGTCTGCTGCCCTGCTGCATGAATTTTATCGAAGAGGCTGGCATGTTGGAGGCAGTGAATGCCGCCGGTTTCCAATTTAAGAATGGCGCCGCATTTCGCCGAAACGGTGTGTACACCACCTTCGATTTTACCGATAAGTTCACCCCGGGCCATGGCACCACCTTCCAGGTGCAGCGCGGCAACTTCGACAAGCTGCTGGCAGACACAGCCGAGGCGCAGGGCGTGGAAATTCGCTACGGTCACACGGTTGAAAGTATCGACATCAGCGGAAAACCAAGCCTGAGTGTGAGCACTGAGGCAGGTTACAGCTATCGGGTCGAAGCCGGGTTTATGTTGGATGCCAGCGGTTTTGGGCGGGTACTGCCACGGCTTCTGGAGCTGGAGCGCCCCTCCAACCTGCCTTCCCGAATGGCGATTTTCACCCACGTCGAAGACAACATCAGCGACCCTGAATTCGACCGAAATAAGATATTAATCAGCGTCCACCCCGAGCATCAGGACATCTGGTACTGGCTCATTCCCTTCAGCAATGGCCGCTGCTCCCTGGGCGTGGTGGCTGAGCCCCATCTGCTTGCACGCCTCGACGGCTCACAGGAAGACAAACTGATGCAGGTGGTACGTGAAGAGCCGGGCCTTAAAGAGCTGCTTAAGGATGCCGTGGTAGTACAGGAATGCGCCGAGCTTAAGGGCTATTCGGCCAACGTAAGCCAGCTTGCCAGCGACAAGTTTGCTCTCTTGGGTAACGCCGGTGAGTTCCTCGACCCCGTGTTCTCCTCAGGCGTGACCATTGCCATGCAGTCAGCCTCCCTTGCCGCCCGCAACCTGCTCAAACAATTGGATGGCGAAACCGTGAATTGGCAACGCGATTACGCAGAGCCCTTGATGACAGGCGTGAATTGTTTCCGCACCTATGTTCAGGCCTGGTACGAAGGCACCTTCCAGGAGGTGATCTTCTTTGACAGGCCCAACCCGACCATCAAGCAAATGATCTGCTCCATCCTTGCCGGCTACGCATGGGATACGGAAAACCCCTTCGTGAAAGAATCGCAAAGACGCCTGAATATGGTGGTAGAATTGTGCCGCGAGGCCAAGGCCGAGGCTCAAGGGAAGGCTTAA